The Vanessa atalanta chromosome 18, ilVanAtal1.2, whole genome shotgun sequence DNA window ATTCTCGAAAAACTTTCGTATTGTGATTGTTCGCATGGACAGTTCAGAAatggaatttgatttgattggcaTCCAACCTGCCTTTTCCAATGCATTTCGTAGACTCATGTTAAGTGAAGTACCAAGTATGGCAATTGAAAAAgtcatgattaaaaataatacatctaTTATACAAGATGAGGTTTTAGCCCACAGATTAGGTTTAATTCCACTTAAAGCAGATCCAAGACTTTTCGAATATCGGCCAGAaggtattcatatttattttacatatgtatcattaataatataagatacaTAAATGATTAACATAATTGATTAacgtaatttttcattttaaagatgCAACAGAAGGAACAGAATTTGACACATTGGAATTTTCGTTAAAAATCAAATGTACTATGAATAAGTCTCAGCCTAAGGATTCCTTTAGAACAGaagatttatatgaaaatcaTAGTGGTAtgctatttaaaaacttaaaagtataacaacaaaaatatttaaaaatgttacttaatatattattttccataTTGTAGTATATTCTTCAGCAATTAAATGGCAACCTATTGGCAATCAAGCATCTGTGCATAAAGAAGCTGATATAGGTCCTGTACATAGCGACATACTCATATCAAAAATGAGACCAGGCCATGAATTAGATCTTCATTTGATTGCAGTAAAAGGCATTGGCAAAGATCATGCTAAATTTTCTCCTGTTGGTAAGTCTTATCAAGTGACTAATTATAACAaggtgtaatatatatttattttggattaagttgtaattttttataaatttggtaaTAGCGTTTAAGCTGTAGTCATAATTAAATCCTGTGGATATAGAGAAGACTTACTTAACTAACAGTGGTCACAgttgtgtatttattatcaatttggGTGCACCCAAAAATAATGGATTTGAAAGAAACTGTTTCAAATAGAGAGCATTAAATTTGttctaaattaaagttattcGAATGACTATTTTctcaatataaagaaatattctgTTACTCTTACTACAATCAGAGT harbors:
- the LOC125071023 gene encoding DNA-directed RNA polymerases I and III subunit RPAC1; the encoded protein is MPKLEEKPKVLLEEFRVKNAPDDYGMADEKWSFKKFSKNFRIVIVRMDSSEMEFDLIGIQPAFSNAFRRLMLSEVPSMAIEKVMIKNNTSIIQDEVLAHRLGLIPLKADPRLFEYRPEDATEGTEFDTLEFSLKIKCTMNKSQPKDSFRTEDLYENHSVYSSAIKWQPIGNQASVHKEADIGPVHSDILISKMRPGHELDLHLIAVKGIGKDHAKFSPVATASYRLLPEITLTREVNGNEATLLQSCFSPGVIGLDTDGKAYVRNARYDSCSRNVYRYDAIKDAVILSRIRDHFIFNVESVGAMTPNVIFVEAVKILRDKCKSLLDELNSF